tgctgtgtgttaCTGCTGTCTATCTATCAGCCCTATGTGTTTTACAAAAAGGTGCGCTCTCCTACATGGAGTGCACTGCATATTACGGTTGTTGTCCTTTCAGCATCACAAGCCTGTCACACTCACATCCTTTCATGTGTCACTGTTGTCGCTTTtggtgatagtgtgatagtgATGGCGTTAGGCTACAATAGGTTTTGTAAGCAGTGGGGTTGTTGTTGCTGGTAGCATTATCCGTGCTGGTGCCGTCTCTGTGTGAGTGGCAGTCCAAAGCGTGGCTCAGCATCAGGCCTGTTTGATTCAGTTGGACGCATTAATAAGTGATGCTATGTTTCTGTAATTTCTCTTGATTTTTGAGTTTGGTACAGCGTGTTGGAAGATTTTTATTCCCCcactgaaggcctaggtccaatAGCCATGGTTCGCTACTGTGTaaaaccattttaggttctaggtagaaccttttttctaagagtgtacagtctGTCTTGATGTTAAATTGCTTCCAAGGTCTCTGCTAATGCTATTCTACATTTGTACAAAATTATATTACATTTTGCCCATACAGTGCATTTAGCTAATTTAATAGGAACCACCAAACTAGATCACAATGAAGCATGCAGAAATAATTAAGCAATTTGTATTACTGGGTAAAGGATCCATTCTAATATCTGTCATATCAATAGAAAAATACATATTCTGTTATATGTAAATATTTTATACCTAAAATTATTCCACATTTCAGTCATGTAAAGAGACGTTATTCTAGCTGGATATCAGATTTCATGGAATGGATATGAATACGAAACCTTAGATTAAAAAATTGACATCTGGTGAAAACAACACAGTTTCCATAAATACAGCGCTGTTATCTTTTGACAGCACGTGCTGGAAAACAAACCCCTGGAGCATATTGGTGTGCGAGACTCAAGGCCacacttttttgtttttacaGAGGATTTCACAAAATGCTGTGGTAAAGAAGATGATGATTGTGTGAATGAAAAAGCAAGCACAATGAGACAGTAATTACATAAGAGGTTATTTGTAGCTCTGCATGAAAATTCACAATATCACACGTCACTGCTTTAAATGTATCCACTGTGTATCATTGTGATATAGTAAACAGATTCACATATGggggcctactatatttattcaGAGAAAATTACTTAATTCCATCAGACCAACAGCACGGGGAAAAACACACTAAAAGTTGTGTTGACTTTGACACAACACCCCAAAAGGGCCTTTGACCATTGTTCAAAATCCAGTGAGACACGACAAAACCTGATTACGGTGCTCAACAGCACACCAGTTTAGCAAGACATCATGAAGGAAAGCAAAAACAGACATTGTTTTCACATTTCCCTGACCACAATCTTACCAGGCACACCTCTGACCAACCTGGACTCAAATTAGCATGATATGTCACgtttggtatggtatgtattaatttgtagatccatttcatatgatatgttacaaattactaTTTGTATGAtgtgttacgaattgcaattcgtacaatatgttacaaatttgcaataCGTATGATAAGTTACGAATTCccatttgttgtggctaacgttagctaggtggctaggtggctaacattaatgctagctaggtggctaacgttagctaggctaggggttaaggttaggtttaaggttaaggttaggagttaggttaaagttAGGTTaaagtgttaaggttagggttagctaacatgctaagtagttgcaaagttgctaaaaaAATTGTAAGTGgtgttgctaattagctaaaatactCAAGTTGTCCGTGACGAGATtagaacatgcaacctttggtttgctagacgttcacattatacatccacccatccaccctccttttgtttgtgccctaagtaaccttctgtcttatgtactgtaaccataccaaacgtggTGGAGCTTATGAATGTGCAGGCTCTATTTCTTTTATACTGACTTTCTTCGGCCCTGCACCCCACTAAAGGATGTGCGTTTGATCACACTTTACtaccataccaaacataaaaATATGAtcctaatttgagtgtcccagattttcgtttactatgttatgtctagtctatgatcCCAGGCTGCTCTGACAGTGTGTCCTACTGTACCATGCAAATTAATGGGTTCATTTGGGTAAAAGCTTACAGTAATTTCAAGCTTGGGTTCCTCAGAGAGTAATATAGTATACCAATTATCATATGCATGACAATCCCAAATACAGTAGTAATACACGACAAAGGTCAGTACTCTGTGTTAGTTATTTCTGATTGATATAGGAAAACTGGGGTACACTAACACCTTGTCTTATCACTGAGGATATCAATCAAATGAAATGCCTCCGTAGATAGTTTATCTTATTTTGTATCAGTGTCAAGCCAGTGATTTGGTTTGTGGGAAATGTCAAATGAAATTATAGTTCTGAATAAACTTGGGTTTATGATGCCAATGAATTAGCAATGGAAGACCTTGTTTCTGCCGTTTGTGTTTTATCTGTAGGTTGGCAGGATGCATTGGAGAGACCTGTTTGTGGTAAGATGAGTTGAAAGCAATGCAGCCGATTCTAAGCGGTGCTCACTAAAGCAAGGGGTGGGCTGTCATGCTAAGATTACACAAGCATAAGAATAGAGAAATTACTGTTTTGGCTACAGCATGGCCATTATTAAATCTGATTAAGAGGCCTAcgccaataacaacaacaaacatcACTGGAATGGAATAGTCTAGGGATGTGATATTTTACTGGTCATTCTTTCCCAGAGTATTTTTGTGACAAGCTCCTTTAGAAATAACATTTTGTACAGACTCCAGGTAAACCTAGTGtatgtgggcggcaggtagcttagtggttaagagcgttgtgccagtaaccgaaaggtcgctggttctaatccccgagccgactaggtgaaaaacctgtcgatgtgtccttgagcaaggcacttaaccctaattgctcctgtaagtcgctctggataagagcgtctgctaaatgacctatttattATGTCACTTGCTTACGCCTCCTCCTGAAACTGCCACAATTGGGTGATTCAGAATCCATATAGCTTAATCTAATTTAAACACTATTTCGTATTTCCATATTGACTTAACAAAGTAGGTCACCAGGCTCGCTTTAATCCCATTAATATCAATGAAAACATAACCTGCCTCTCGGAGATAAGAAGCCCATTGTATTTGGACTATTGACGTTAATCATTTCCATGTCATTGAGCAACAACATTAAACCATGGAGGCAGAGTGAGAGGCTGCAGATGGCCCCAATCTGATCTGGGAAACATTTTACAGGCAGAGCTGTGATCACATCTGATTAGGAATCTCACTGGCTCATTAGCAGGTAAGCGGTGGTGATGAGGGTGATAGCTGCCTTGCCCTGCTTCCTTTAAATAGGCACATCATGCAGGTCTTGCAATGCCAATGTAGTGCGGACCTGGATCGCACTGTACGGTTTCCATTAGAAggaattacagttgaagtcggaagtttacatacaccttagccaaatacatttaaactcagtttttcaaaattcctgacatttaatcctagtaaaaattccctgttttaggtcagttaggatcaccactttattttaagaatgtgaaatgtcacaataatagtagagtagagcttttatttctttcatcacattcccagtgggtcagaagtttacatacactcaattagtatttggtagcattgcctttaaattgtttaacttgggtcaaacgtttcgggtagccttccacaagcttcccacaataagtttggtgaattttggcccattcctcctgacagagctggtgtaactgagtcaggtttgtaggcctccttgctcgcacacactttttcagttctgcccacaaatgttctataggattgaggtcagggctttgtgatggccactccaataccttgactttgttgtccttaagccattttgccacaactttggaagtatgcttggggtcattgtccatttggaagacccatttgcgaccaagctttaacttcctgaccgtgcttcacggttgggatggtgttctccggcttgcaagaaaccccctttttcctccaaacataacgatggtcattatggccaaacagttctatttttgtttcatcataccagaggacatttctccaaaaagtacgatcttcgtccccatgtgcagttgcaaactgtagtctggcttttttatggcggttttggagcagtggcttcttccttgctgagcggcctttcaggttatattgATATAGGActtattttactgtggatatagatacttttgtacctgtttcctccagcatcttcacaaggtcctttgctgttgttctgggattgatttgcacttttcgcaccaaagtacgttcatctctaggagacagaacacatctccttcctgagcggtatgacggctgcgtagtcccatggtgtttatacttgcgtactattgtttgtacagatgaacatggtaccttcaggtgtttggaaattgctcccaaggatgaaccagacttgtggaggtctacaaaaaattttcggaggtcttggctgatttctttagattttcccatgatgtcaagcaaagaggcactgagttggtaggccttgaaatacatccacaggtacacctacaattgactcaaatgatgtaaattagcctatcagaagcttctaaagccttgacatcattttctggaattttccaagctgtttaaaaggcacagtcaacttagtgtttgtaaacttctgacccactgaaattgtgatacagtgaattataagtgaaataatctgtctgtaaacaattgttggaaaaattacttgtgtcatgcacaaagtagatgtcctaaccgacttgccaaaactatagtttgttaacaagaaatttgtggagtggttgaaaaacgagttttaatgactccaacctaagtttatgtaaacttccgacttcaactgtatgtctcccTGACATCTCAAGAATACATACCCACCCTCTGCATGGAACAATGTGACAGTCCCATCGACACACCATAAATATTGCGGTCCATCAGCCAAACGGCGGGGAACACACTTTTTCTTGCCAGTGGAAACACCCATCATCCTCATAATCACATCAAGGAATGGTGTGATAGGCGGTGTGAAAGTCATTTTATGTGTGACTTTCAGATATGACAGACAAGACACAAGAAATATTGATGGGGACATTAATCATAAGGGTTTGTTATTCTATCAATTCAAATAGGCACCAACTGCAAGACAATATACAGTAGCTTCAAGAGTATGAGAATGAACATTGAAGAAGGACACCGACACAACACTGTTATCAGGCCCATGGTCAACACTCTAATGGTTTTACGGCAACACATCAACCATACAGAGGCCCCCCCTGTCTTCGGTTTCCTGACATGATATTTGTTCAATGTACTGTTACAGCAGACACAACACAATTGAAACGATGATATCCATAATTTATTTCCCATTGAAATTGATGAACAAAAACACGTAGCATTGTGCTTCACTCTCGGGCTGACAGAACACATTTAGGATCTTTGGAGCTGTTACAAGGCATCGAGCTCATTGAAAGATAAATGTAAACAGGTCAAATCCAATGTTAGATAACCTTGTCCCACCCAGAACACATACCTGCTATAGATGGCGAGGTGGAGAAAGAAACAGTTTGGTGGCAAACATCCTTAGTTTCACTTTGCATCACATCTATACCACTGAACTTACTGTTGTCTTTCTTACTGTCGTCACAATGTACTCATGGTCCATCTTGAATTGATTATTTTCGTCTATATCAAACACATTTCAATCACAGTTTACCATATGAGGTACATAATGAGGTGTCATCCCCAAAACTGATAAAACAGCTAAAACATTTCACATGAGCATTATCAAATCTCTCCTATTTTCTATTCTACATAAAATGTATCATCCCCCACTTCCCCATAGTCTTGTGTTTTCTCATGTCCACCCAATGGTGGATCAGGATGGCTGTTTATTTCTTAACACTGAGTATGGTCATCTGAAGGCACTCCTCTTTGAGGGCCACCAGCTCTGTCTTGTAGGTGCTGGCCTTGACTTCACTGTACAGGCCCATCTGCTTTTTGGTGGACAGTGGTGTCTCCAAGGTGACAGATCCAGCTGTCATTGCGTCAGCTGGCGAGGGCGAGTTCCGCTTGAAGACCCCCAGCAGGTTGGTGAGTGCGTGACCAATGTCATGGCGTGCGCCCTCGTTAACAAAACAGTAGAGGATGGGGTCAGCCACACAGTTCAGGCTGGTGAGGGCCAGCGCCACGTGGTAGGCTACAAACAGGTCCTCCTCTGCGCCACAGTCGCAGGGCTTCTGGAGGAAGAGGATGCTGCGAGACAGCAGGAGCACGTGGTATGGCCCGAAGCATACCAATACGATCAGGATTAGGCTCAGCGCCAGGCGCTTGATCTTGGCCTTCTCGTGGCACTCAGTGGACACATTGCCACGCACCGCCCGCAGAATGCCCCGGTACGCACCCAGCATGAGCAGCCAGGGCATTAGGAAACCCAGAAATGTCCGGTAAAGGTTCATGCCCGCCACCCAGTCCTGCATGGGGTACTTCTCGAAGCAGAAGGTGTGGTTAAAACGGTCCTGGAAGAGCTCGTCGTGGAAGAGGGGCGCAGAGTTGGCCACTATCTCGATGGTCCACACCACCGAACTGACCAGCACGGCGGTTTTGACCCGCCGGACCTTGGCGAACTTGAGCGGGTAGGCCACGGCCAGATATCGGTCGATGGAGATGCAGCAGAGGAAGGCGATGCTGACGTAGATGTTGGTGTAGAAGATGAAGCCGAAAAGCTTGCAGGAATTCTGGCCGTGAATCCAGTCGTCGTGCTGGAGGAAGTAGTCGATCCATAGGGGCAGGGTGCCGATGTAGAGGAGGTCAGCCACGGAGAGGTTGATCAAGTAGATGCCCAGCTCGTTTTTCTGCTTCACCTGCAAGTAAGCTGCCCACAGAGCCATGCAGTTTGTGGGCAGGCCCAGGACGATGACAATGATGTACAACGTAGGCTGGAAGTACTGGTCGATCTTTGAGTCGACATTGCAGAAGGATATGTTGCACATTGTCCTCGTATTCTGTAGGTGCATTGTTATTTTGGCACTAAGTATTTACAGGGTTAGGACAATCCAACATGTTGTTGTTAATGAGAATGAAAGAGGGAAAACGGCATTCTGTACAGTGACGTTTCCTTCTTGTTGTTGAGTAAATCCTTATATCCAGGCCTGAAAGCACACGTTTTCTCCAGGCGGGCTTCACATGTCAAACAGCCGTCTCCCATTTCACTGCTTTTTCAGATGAGGAAGAGACAAGAAGAGAAAAAAAGGAGAAGTGGTGAAATAAAACCCCTCTTATTGACAAAGAGCCAGGCCTCCACTCCGGCATAAGGACCTCATAAATCTTGGAGAGattattgactctgtactggtaccccctgtatatagcctagctactgttattttactgctttaattatttgttattttgttatttttgtaatttttttatttgtacttatctattttttacttaacacttatttttcttaaaactgcattgttggttaagcgcttgtaaataagcatttcactgtaaggtctacacctgtttttgATTTATTTGATTTGTCCGGGGTCTGTCGCTATAtgtggagagggaggtggggaggttgatggggtggagggggaggacgGGGCCACTCTGTGCTGGTGAGAGGTCTTCAAAGGCCAAACAACAAACACACTTCCTCCAAGACTGTCACTGACGATCCATGCCATGCACACAGCAGCAGCAGGCGATCTGTTAACTCAGGCCTCCTCGGCTCTGCCCATCTGAAACAGAAGAAAGGAGAGTGTGTGAGATAGTGTGTACTGCCAATTTCAATCCGTTTCAGTTTTTGCAACCCAATCGGTTTTTCACATACAGTTCATGTTTATGCACTTGGATTGAATTGTCAGATCCATACAATTCTCAAGTTACTCTATATTAGCTTTCTGTTTCCTATTATTTATGGCATGTAGTCTAACCTTGAACTTCCAATACTCCTCACCTCTGCTTGTTTTCACGTtggaaaaaaaaaaatgaaaagaatgtatgcactcactaactgtaagtcgctctgataagagcgtctgctaaatgacaaaaaaatgaaaaaatgaagCGATTTTTATATATTCTTAGATCATTCCGGTCTGACCAATGGTCTTTCTCACACTCATATGCTTTTACTCATAGTGTATGCTTTACACAACAGTATAATGACATACTTGATACAAAAGTGTTTACTTTTCTATTGAAAACACAGCAATCACCATAACCACATTCCAAGGTCCTCCTTCTTGAACAGAAATACGGACGGATTGGTCCAATTAGTCACAATTCTGATGGAAATGACATCACTAGTAGTATAATATTCTGCGGTGTTGAACAGCAGTTACAGTATGGCCCTGAAAGATACCATGCTAGTCTTTGTAGTGAAAGGAAGGATGGGCCACTCCTATGGTGACCTTGTCAAATACAGTTCAATGGGAACACTCCTATTGATATACAGCAGAATAACTGGGTCACAAAACAAGTAGTCAGCAAGCCATAATCAAAAGTGGTTCGTGCTACGGCTCCTGTAAGTACACACAATAGGAGAGATACAATTAGGGACCAATAATGTCAATCATTCTCATCAGTTCgcacgtgtgtctgtgtgtgt
The DNA window shown above is from Coregonus clupeaformis isolate EN_2021a chromosome 6, ASM2061545v1, whole genome shotgun sequence and carries:
- the LOC121568260 gene encoding G-protein coupled receptor 4-like, which codes for MHLQNTRTMCNISFCNVDSKIDQYFQPTLYIIVIVLGLPTNCMALWAAYLQVKQKNELGIYLINLSVADLLYIGTLPLWIDYFLQHDDWIHGQNSCKLFGFIFYTNIYVSIAFLCCISIDRYLAVAYPLKFAKVRRVKTAVLVSSVVWTIEIVANSAPLFHDELFQDRFNHTFCFEKYPMQDWVAGMNLYRTFLGFLMPWLLMLGAYRGILRAVRGNVSTECHEKAKIKRLALSLILIVLVCFGPYHVLLLSRSILFLQKPCDCGAEEDLFVAYHVALALTSLNCVADPILYCFVNEGARHDIGHALTNLLGVFKRNSPSPADAMTAGSVTLETPLSTKKQMGLYSEVKASTYKTELVALKEECLQMTILSVKK